A genome region from Actinomycetota bacterium includes the following:
- the dnaB gene encoding replicative DNA helicase: MPANLSVASPPQAYGRVPPHNLEAEQSVLGSMMLSKTIVGEVLEVLRPDDFYREAHTRICEAIRDLFSAGEPVDGITVPDELERRGHLESVGGRPYVHTLVAGVPHPGNAVFYARIVSEHATLRRLIDAASRITQECFEVPDNIEDMINRAGEAIYGIAAGRIHTDFIPIRDLLAESMEALDRLASHESDVTGVPTGFRDIDARLSGLQPQNLILVAARPAMGKSSFVMNIAHHVALVEQIPVVIFSLEMSQIEIVQRLICSEARVDTRALRSGRLTESDWIKVSSAVGRLDAAALYIDDSPSVSMMEIRAKCQRLKRKQDLGLVIVDYIQLMTSTRRTENRVQEVSEISRSLKILAKELDVPVLAVSQLSRQPEQGGGDRRPHLSHLRESGSLEQDADVVMMIYRDEVYNQDSPAKGEAEVITAKHRNGPTGTDHLAFLGQFTKFADLARS, encoded by the coding sequence ATGCCCGCCAACCTGTCGGTCGCGTCGCCGCCCCAGGCCTACGGCCGCGTCCCGCCGCACAACCTCGAGGCCGAGCAGTCCGTCCTCGGCTCGATGATGCTCTCGAAGACCATCGTCGGCGAGGTTCTCGAGGTGCTGCGTCCCGACGATTTCTACCGTGAAGCACACACCCGCATCTGCGAGGCGATCCGAGACCTCTTCTCCGCCGGCGAGCCGGTCGACGGGATCACCGTCCCCGACGAGCTCGAACGCAGGGGCCACCTCGAGTCGGTCGGCGGGCGCCCCTACGTCCACACGCTCGTCGCCGGCGTCCCGCATCCCGGCAACGCCGTCTTCTACGCGCGCATCGTGTCCGAGCACGCGACCCTGCGGCGTCTGATCGACGCCGCCTCACGGATCACGCAGGAGTGCTTCGAGGTCCCCGACAACATCGAGGACATGATCAACCGCGCAGGTGAGGCGATCTACGGGATCGCGGCCGGTCGCATCCACACCGACTTCATCCCGATCCGCGACCTGCTCGCGGAAAGCATGGAGGCGCTCGACCGGCTGGCCTCGCACGAGAGCGATGTCACCGGCGTCCCGACCGGGTTCCGGGACATCGACGCGCGCCTGTCGGGCCTCCAGCCGCAGAACCTGATCCTCGTCGCCGCTCGTCCGGCGATGGGAAAGTCGTCGTTCGTGATGAACATCGCGCATCACGTAGCGCTGGTCGAGCAGATCCCGGTCGTCATCTTCTCGCTCGAGATGAGCCAGATCGAGATCGTGCAGCGCCTCATCTGCTCTGAGGCTCGCGTGGACACCCGCGCGCTGCGCAGCGGCCGACTGACCGAATCCGACTGGATCAAGGTTTCGAGCGCGGTGGGACGGCTCGACGCGGCCGCGCTCTACATCGACGACTCGCCGTCGGTCTCCATGATGGAGATCCGCGCGAAGTGTCAGCGCCTCAAACGCAAGCAGGATCTCGGGCTCGTCATCGTCGACTACATCCAGCTGATGACCTCGACGCGGCGGACCGAGAACCGCGTGCAGGAAGTCAGCGAGATCTCGCGGTCGCTCAAGATCCTGGCCAAGGAGCTGGACGTTCCGGTGCTCGCCGTCTCCCAGCTCTCTCGTCAGCCCGAGCAGGGCGGCGGCGACCGCAGGCCGCACCTTTCCCACCTGCGTGAATCCGGTTCGCTGGAGCAGGACGCCGACGTTGTGATGATGATCTACCGTGATGAGGTCTACAACCAGGACTCCCCGGCCAAGGGCGAAGCTGAGGTCATCACCGCGAAGCACCGTAACGGGCCGACCGGAACGGACCACCTCGCGTTCCTCGGACAGTTCACGAAGTTCGCCGACCTTGCCCGCTCGTAA
- a CDS encoding plastocyanin/azurin family copper-binding protein — MRKLAMSSIAAAVFVGSLLPARAATKTVEIPARRYEPERVTIFVGDTVRWFNRDNQRHTVTANSSAVALGESFDSSPNNCPGNVLFRDCIDPGESFSHTFTTAGTFTYRCKLHGSDTSFANCAMCGQVIVKAKPSPPASQSPTTKPPPASVSPTTSVSPTLTTSVSPSGVLTSPVPGSAEDQPFPTIAVAGLALALLGTSAFFVWRTMIRR, encoded by the coding sequence GTGAGGAAGCTCGCTATGTCCTCGATCGCCGCTGCGGTCTTCGTCGGAAGCCTTCTGCCCGCACGTGCCGCGACGAAGACGGTCGAGATCCCCGCCCGTCGATACGAACCCGAACGCGTAACGATCTTCGTCGGCGACACGGTCCGCTGGTTCAACCGGGACAACCAGCGTCACACGGTTACGGCCAACAGCTCGGCGGTTGCTCTGGGCGAATCCTTCGACTCGAGCCCGAACAATTGTCCGGGCAACGTGCTCTTCCGAGACTGTATCGACCCGGGTGAATCGTTCTCGCACACGTTCACGACCGCCGGGACCTTCACCTACCGTTGCAAGCTCCACGGCTCCGATACGTCGTTCGCGAACTGCGCGATGTGCGGCCAGGTCATCGTGAAAGCCAAGCCCAGCCCGCCGGCCTCTCAATCTCCCACGACGAAGCCACCCCCGGCTTCGGTGAGTCCGACGACGAGCGTTTCGCCCACCCTGACGACGAGCGTGAGTCCCAGCGGGGTCCTGACCTCGCCGGTACCCGGATCCGCCGAGGACCAGCCGTTCCCGACGATCGCCGTGGCCGGGCTCGCTCTCGCCTTGCTCGGCACGTCGGCCTTCTTCGTATGGCGGACCATGATCCGCCGCTGA
- a CDS encoding DMT family transporter yields MRSRTGYVELIVCGLIWGSIGVLVKEIDVSAPVTVFFRLSLGAGSVVAFWALRGRLSELALRSDRGLVLAAGLTLAFHWVAFFEAYKRLPVATTILIVYVGPVLIAAAAPAVLGERLERNTLYALALSVAGIALIAVPSSGSGDAFGYAAAGAAAVSFAVLVLTLKRVSPEVPAQAIVAWQLGIATLAVSPFLAGASGREIIRAAPTLLALGVLHTGVAGILYVGALQIVKAQHVSILVYLEPVTAVLWAWAVLGERPEPATVFGGAAIIVAGLLVVVPGLRAATPVGLPEPVRAKVGGAP; encoded by the coding sequence ATGCGTTCCCGAACCGGCTACGTCGAGCTGATCGTCTGCGGCCTCATCTGGGGCTCGATCGGCGTGCTCGTCAAGGAGATCGACGTGAGCGCGCCGGTCACGGTGTTCTTCCGGCTATCGCTCGGCGCCGGCTCCGTCGTCGCCTTCTGGGCGCTCCGCGGCCGGCTCTCCGAGCTGGCGCTCCGGAGCGACCGCGGGCTGGTGCTCGCCGCCGGGCTGACTCTGGCGTTCCACTGGGTGGCGTTCTTTGAGGCGTACAAGCGTCTCCCGGTCGCCACCACGATCTTGATCGTCTACGTCGGTCCGGTGCTGATCGCCGCCGCCGCACCCGCGGTGCTCGGCGAGCGCCTCGAGCGCAACACGCTCTACGCGCTGGCGCTGTCCGTCGCGGGGATCGCGCTGATCGCGGTTCCGTCGAGTGGCTCGGGCGACGCGTTCGGGTACGCGGCCGCCGGAGCCGCGGCGGTGTCGTTCGCGGTGCTCGTGCTCACGCTGAAACGCGTATCGCCGGAGGTCCCGGCGCAAGCGATCGTCGCGTGGCAGCTGGGCATCGCGACGCTCGCCGTTTCCCCGTTCCTCGCCGGCGCGAGCGGCCGCGAGATCATCCGCGCCGCACCGACACTGCTGGCGCTCGGCGTGCTCCACACGGGCGTCGCCGGGATCCTCTACGTCGGCGCGCTGCAGATCGTGAAGGCGCAGCACGTGAGCATCCTGGTCTATCTCGAGCCGGTGACGGCCGTGCTGTGGGCGTGGGCGGTGCTCGGTGAGCGGCCTGAGCCGGCGACGGTCTTCGGCGGGGCGGCGATCATCGTCGCCGGGTTGCTCGTCGTGGTGCCGGGCCTGCGCGCCGCGACGCCCGTGGGTTTGCCCGAGCCCGTGCGCGCCAAGGTCGGGGGTGCGCCGTGA
- a CDS encoding endonuclease III: MIQIVRRLLREYPPDHPARPHAKARDPLSELIFTTLSQNTSDLNRDRAWASMKRAFPTWKDVIAARTPDLERAIAVGGLAKTKAPRIQAILREVIAREGRPSLARLKRMSDDEVVAYLETLPGIGPKTIACVLAFSLGRQRLPVDTHVLRVGSRLGIFDVRANARAAQGAIEAAVPPRDRVETHLALIAHGRTTCAALRPACERCVLGDLCPSAGRVSVQ; this comes from the coding sequence GTGATCCAGATCGTCCGCCGGCTTCTCCGCGAGTACCCGCCGGATCATCCCGCCCGGCCTCACGCGAAGGCACGGGACCCGCTGTCGGAGCTCATCTTCACGACGCTGTCGCAGAACACCTCCGACCTGAACCGCGACCGCGCGTGGGCGTCGATGAAGCGAGCGTTCCCCACGTGGAAGGATGTCATCGCGGCGCGCACGCCGGATCTCGAGCGAGCGATCGCCGTCGGCGGCCTCGCGAAGACGAAGGCGCCCCGCATCCAGGCGATCCTGCGCGAGGTGATCGCCCGCGAGGGCCGCCCATCGCTCGCGCGCCTGAAGCGGATGAGCGACGACGAGGTCGTGGCGTACCTCGAGACGCTGCCGGGCATCGGGCCGAAAACGATCGCGTGCGTGCTCGCGTTCTCGCTCGGGAGGCAGCGCTTGCCCGTCGACACGCACGTTCTGCGAGTGGGGTCGCGTCTGGGGATCTTCGACGTGCGCGCCAACGCCCGTGCCGCCCAGGGCGCTATCGAGGCCGCCGTTCCACCGCGAGATCGGGTTGAAACGCATCTGGCGCTCATCGCTCACGGGCGCACGACATGCGCCGCTTTGCGGCCCGCTTGTGAGCGTTGCGTCTTGGGGGATCTGTGTCCCTCGGCAGGGCGCGTTTCGGTACAGTGA
- the dcd gene encoding dCTP deaminase produces MILSDRDIRKQIENGRVVIEPFDDAAIQPSSIDLHVDDTFRIFANSRYPYIDVKKRMDDLTEEVRVDPEEPFILHPGEFVLGSTLEKVTLPDDVVARIEGKSSLGRLGLLIHSTAGFVDAGWSGHLTLELSNVANLPITIYPGMKIGQLCLFEMTSPADRPYGERGKYQGQRGPTPSRFYEDFEKAAARAREAAKRPRSPLPKRKSGR; encoded by the coding sequence GTGATCCTGTCCGACCGCGACATCCGCAAGCAGATTGAGAACGGGCGCGTCGTCATCGAGCCCTTCGACGACGCCGCGATCCAGCCCTCGAGCATCGACCTCCACGTCGACGACACATTCCGCATCTTCGCGAACAGCCGCTATCCCTACATCGACGTGAAGAAGCGGATGGACGATCTGACAGAGGAGGTCCGCGTCGACCCCGAGGAGCCGTTCATCCTTCACCCCGGCGAGTTCGTGCTCGGCTCCACGCTCGAGAAAGTCACGCTGCCCGACGACGTCGTCGCGCGCATCGAAGGCAAGTCGTCTCTCGGACGGCTCGGACTTCTGATCCACTCGACGGCGGGGTTCGTCGATGCCGGCTGGTCCGGTCACCTGACCCTCGAGCTATCGAACGTGGCGAATCTTCCGATCACGATCTACCCGGGGATGAAGATCGGACAGCTCTGCTTGTTCGAGATGACCTCTCCCGCCGACCGACCGTACGGCGAGCGCGGCAAGTACCAGGGCCAGCGCGGCCCGACGCCGTCCCGCTTCTACGAGGACTTCGAGAAGGCCGCCGCCCGCGCGCGCGAAGCCGCGAAACGTCCCAGAAGCCCGTTGCCGAAGCGCAAGAGCGGCCGCTAG
- the rplI gene encoding 50S ribosomal protein L9, producing MKVVLTQEVRGLGSPGDIVDVADGYARNFLIPRGLASRATKGALKQVDTIRRTREVREIRDREKADELAAQLGALKVRVSAKAGDGGRLFGQVTSQAVAEAVLKAGGPKIDRKRLQFDGPIKSLGTHQASLRIHPEVEAVLNVEVVKA from the coding sequence ATGAAGGTCGTCCTGACGCAAGAGGTGCGGGGGCTCGGCAGCCCGGGCGACATCGTCGATGTGGCCGACGGCTACGCGCGGAATTTCTTGATCCCACGCGGGCTGGCGAGCCGCGCGACCAAGGGTGCACTCAAGCAGGTGGACACCATCCGCCGAACGCGCGAGGTACGTGAGATCCGCGATCGCGAGAAGGCCGACGAGCTTGCCGCTCAGCTCGGCGCGCTCAAGGTTCGTGTCTCGGCGAAGGCCGGTGACGGTGGTCGCCTGTTCGGACAGGTGACGTCTCAGGCCGTTGCCGAAGCGGTCTTGAAAGCCGGCGGACCGAAGATCGACCGCAAGCGCTTGCAGTTCGACGGCCCGATCAAGAGCCTCGGAACCCATCAAGCGTCGCTGCGGATCCATCCCGAAGTCGAAGCGGTCCTCAACGTCGAGGTGGTGAAGGCGTAA
- the rpsF gene encoding 30S ribosomal protein S6 has product MADRRRYEVMLIVDPRLEDATIQQAVDRYLSVVRDRGGEVATVDHWGRRKLAYEMNHLHDGYYVVAHMDAEPSAIDELDRVLRLADELVRHKIVRPGKG; this is encoded by the coding sequence ATGGCGGACCGGCGCCGTTACGAAGTGATGCTGATCGTGGACCCTCGTTTGGAGGACGCCACGATCCAGCAAGCCGTCGATCGCTACCTCAGTGTGGTTCGCGACCGCGGCGGCGAGGTGGCCACGGTCGATCACTGGGGTCGCCGCAAGCTCGCCTACGAGATGAACCATCTGCACGACGGCTATTACGTCGTCGCGCACATGGACGCCGAGCCGTCTGCGATCGACGAGCTCGACCGTGTCCTTCGTCTCGCCGACGAGCTGGTTCGGCACAAGATCGTTCGCCCGGGCAAAGGGTAG
- a CDS encoding plastocyanin/azurin family copper-binding protein: MKKRRYVVASVIAVAGFSALFAVMPSQGAGVEVRMRGNQYRPATIRIPVGGAITFENDDEVTHTATCQGQGCPRDSGDIQPGTFSTLTFASAGTVHMVCRYHGELGMVATVIVGRATPAVTPAATPTSSPSPTPAS, encoded by the coding sequence ATGAAGAAACGTCGGTACGTGGTGGCCTCGGTGATCGCCGTTGCGGGCTTCTCGGCTCTCTTCGCGGTGATGCCTTCTCAGGGCGCCGGGGTCGAGGTTCGGATGCGGGGGAACCAGTACCGGCCGGCGACGATCCGGATCCCGGTGGGCGGCGCCATAACCTTCGAGAACGACGATGAGGTGACCCACACGGCGACCTGTCAAGGGCAGGGTTGCCCGAGGGATTCCGGAGACATCCAGCCCGGCACGTTCTCCACGCTCACCTTCGCGAGTGCCGGGACGGTGCACATGGTCTGCCGCTATCACGGCGAGCTCGGGATGGTCGCAACGGTGATCGTGGGCCGGGCCACACCGGCCGTCACGCCTGCCGCGACGCCGACGTCATCCCCCTCCCCCACGCCTGCCTCATAA
- a CDS encoding single-stranded DNA-binding protein, producing the protein MASDNQVTVVGNLVDDPELRFTPQGVAVANFRVAVSPRIKDANGQWKDGDTSFFRVSCWRQLAENVAESLTRGSRTMIAGRLKMRQWETQEGEKRSVVEIEADEVGPSLKWATAKVERTSRGGGGAPGGGDDWGSAQPPAAAAAEEEVPF; encoded by the coding sequence ATGGCATCGGACAACCAGGTAACGGTCGTCGGCAATCTCGTCGACGACCCGGAGCTGCGATTCACGCCGCAAGGCGTCGCGGTCGCGAACTTCCGCGTCGCGGTGAGTCCGCGGATCAAGGACGCGAACGGCCAGTGGAAGGACGGCGACACGTCGTTCTTCCGGGTCAGCTGCTGGCGGCAGCTCGCCGAGAACGTCGCAGAGTCGCTCACGCGCGGCTCGCGCACGATGATCGCCGGGCGGCTCAAGATGCGCCAGTGGGAGACGCAGGAGGGCGAGAAGCGCTCCGTCGTCGAGATCGAGGCCGACGAGGTCGGTCCGTCGCTCAAGTGGGCGACCGCCAAGGTCGAGCGCACGTCGCGCGGCGGCGGCGGTGCCCCGGGTGGCGGGGACGACTGGGGTTCCGCTCAGCCGCCTGCGGCGGCGGCCGCCGAAGAAGAGGTTCCATTCTAA
- a CDS encoding TetR family transcriptional regulator, with protein sequence MSPAATKERILEAAFAEFTKRGFAGARVDEIAGRAKCNKALLYQYYGDKEALFKHVLECKMREMRGIATDDPERLPEVIGEFFDFHAANPWITKLLLWEALDFGSKPVPNEAERRKHLASHVADLEGFQRDGLVDPNLDAQMSLVTLIGMTQVWFALPQLARMVSGGNPYTPAALKRRREHLIQVARKMLEVQ encoded by the coding sequence ATGAGCCCCGCAGCCACGAAAGAGCGCATCCTCGAAGCCGCCTTCGCCGAGTTCACGAAGCGCGGTTTCGCCGGGGCCCGGGTCGACGAGATCGCCGGTCGAGCCAAGTGCAACAAGGCGCTCCTCTACCAGTACTACGGCGACAAGGAAGCGCTCTTCAAGCACGTGCTCGAGTGCAAGATGCGGGAGATGCGCGGGATCGCCACCGACGACCCCGAGCGGCTTCCCGAGGTGATCGGCGAGTTCTTCGACTTCCACGCCGCCAACCCGTGGATCACCAAGCTGCTGCTGTGGGAGGCGCTCGACTTCGGCTCGAAGCCGGTCCCCAACGAGGCGGAACGGCGCAAACACCTGGCCTCGCACGTCGCCGATCTCGAGGGGTTCCAGCGGGACGGCTTGGTCGACCCGAACCTGGACGCACAGATGTCGCTGGTGACGTTGATCGGCATGACGCAGGTGTGGTTCGCGTTGCCGCAGCTCGCTCGGATGGTGTCCGGAGGAAACCCGTACACGCCGGCGGCGTTGAAGCGCCGGCGGGAGCACTTGATACAGGTCGCACGCAAGATGCTGGAGGTGCAGTGA
- a CDS encoding DUF3105 domain-containing protein: MVALSALVASCGDSNTSAGPAPSLPAGCTPVASPEILPATHIPTGQTATYNTTPPSSGNHYASPAGAGGYTEPIKNETQVHNLEHGHVMVQYRGITTEQINELGALLRKDPQKVVFAPYPDMDPAIALTSWGKIQTCDAWSDSIPALVTYFIRVNRDNAPESIN, encoded by the coding sequence ATGGTCGCCCTTTCCGCCCTGGTCGCGTCCTGCGGGGACTCGAACACGAGCGCGGGCCCGGCTCCCAGCCTGCCGGCCGGGTGCACCCCGGTCGCCTCTCCGGAGATCCTTCCGGCTACCCACATCCCCACCGGTCAGACGGCGACCTACAACACCACACCACCCAGCTCGGGAAACCACTACGCCTCCCCCGCTGGCGCCGGCGGGTACACCGAGCCGATCAAGAACGAGACGCAGGTTCACAACCTCGAGCACGGCCACGTGATGGTCCAGTACCGAGGCATCACCACCGAGCAGATCAACGAGCTCGGCGCGTTGCTCCGCAAGGACCCACAGAAGGTGGTATTCGCGCCCTACCCGGACATGGATCCGGCCATCGCGCTCACGTCGTGGGGGAAGATCCAGACCTGCGACGCCTGGAGCGATTCGATCCCGGCCCTGGTCACGTACTTCATCCGGGTGAACCGCGATAACGCCCCCGAAAGCATCAACTGA
- a CDS encoding OB-fold domain-containing protein: MAGIAAWGAYLPTFRLDRKTMGRAWDTPSLPGERSVSAGDEDSLTMGVEAALACLAGRDRSDVDAVFFATTTSPYAEKQGAATIAAVLDLPNALTSDVTGSLRAATTALRSALDAIAAGTARAVLVVAADARPAEPATATEQLLGDGAAAVLITADGPAEIIGVAGVTEDFTGPWRRTVDHYVRSFEPKLETEYGYARAVIAAAKEALSRAGIAAEQVTKFVAYAPDPRTLATTAKRIGVAEVARDPLFSTVGNLGAAHTLVALAAALDGAAAGDHIIAVAQGDGADALVLRIGAGIDAARSGVPVADLIASKQMLPSYEGFLRFRRLLPSDASDPRSSTVQYWRDRRQALPFEGVRCTACGIVQFPANRACVECAALDKMEPIKLAHRGRIFTFTLDHLVGGEYLETPVPRVVVDMDGGGRVFFDMTDVNPDEVRIGNEIELTFRRIHDGAGFHNYYWKARPPRTATVPA, from the coding sequence TTGGCCGGCATCGCCGCGTGGGGCGCGTACCTGCCCACCTTCCGCCTCGACCGGAAGACGATGGGCCGGGCGTGGGACACGCCGTCGCTGCCGGGGGAGCGATCCGTTTCGGCCGGGGACGAGGACTCGCTGACGATGGGCGTCGAGGCGGCCCTCGCGTGCCTGGCCGGGCGCGACCGTTCCGACGTCGACGCGGTCTTCTTCGCCACGACCACGTCGCCCTACGCCGAGAAGCAGGGGGCCGCGACGATCGCGGCCGTGCTCGACCTGCCGAACGCGCTGACCTCCGACGTCACGGGATCGTTGCGCGCCGCCACGACGGCCCTGCGTTCGGCGCTCGACGCCATCGCGGCCGGCACCGCGCGTGCGGTCCTCGTCGTCGCAGCGGACGCTCGGCCCGCCGAGCCCGCCACCGCGACCGAGCAGCTCCTCGGCGACGGCGCCGCCGCCGTGCTCATCACCGCCGACGGCCCGGCCGAGATCATCGGGGTCGCCGGCGTGACCGAGGACTTCACCGGGCCCTGGCGCCGGACCGTCGACCACTACGTCCGCTCCTTCGAGCCCAAGCTCGAGACCGAATACGGCTACGCCCGAGCGGTTATCGCCGCGGCGAAGGAAGCGCTTTCTCGCGCTGGGATCGCCGCCGAGCAAGTCACGAAGTTCGTGGCCTACGCGCCGGACCCGCGCACCCTGGCGACGACCGCGAAGCGTATCGGTGTCGCAGAGGTTGCTCGAGACCCGCTGTTCTCCACCGTCGGCAACCTCGGCGCAGCCCATACGCTCGTTGCGCTCGCGGCGGCTCTCGACGGCGCGGCGGCCGGCGACCACATCATCGCGGTCGCGCAAGGTGACGGCGCCGACGCGCTCGTTCTGCGGATCGGCGCCGGGATCGACGCGGCGCGCTCGGGCGTTCCGGTTGCCGACCTGATCGCTTCGAAGCAGATGCTTCCGAGCTACGAGGGATTCCTGCGTTTCCGCCGCCTGTTGCCGTCGGACGCGTCGGACCCCCGCTCGTCGACCGTCCAGTACTGGCGCGACCGCCGCCAGGCGCTGCCGTTCGAGGGCGTGCGCTGCACCGCGTGCGGCATCGTCCAGTTCCCGGCCAACCGCGCGTGCGTCGAGTGCGCCGCCCTGGACAAGATGGAGCCGATCAAGCTCGCGCACCGCGGCCGCATCTTCACGTTTACCCTCGACCATCTCGTCGGCGGCGAGTACCTGGAGACCCCGGTCCCGCGCGTTGTCGTCGACATGGACGGCGGTGGCCGCGTGTTCTTCGACATGACCGACGTGAACCCGGACGAGGTGCGCATCGGCAACGAGATCGAGCTCACCTTCCGGCGTATCCACGACGGCGCCGGGTTCCATAACTACTATTGGAAAGCCAGGCCGCCGCGCACCGCGACGGTCCCCGCATAG
- a CDS encoding acetyl-CoA acetyltransferase: protein MPGIKDRIAVAGVGATRFTEHWEKDQEDLLVEAVDEACRDAGIERSDIQAIWAGVYYHTTGMGGAAAVDPLRMYGVPATRVENFCASGMDAFRNACFAVAAGVYDIVLACGVEKITDSGSRGLPNVREGLHPFLPAPSAPAMFAMAATRAFEVHGWNKEDLARVAVKNHANGEKHPKAHFRRAITMDDAMNAPIIAYPLGRFDSCAVSDGASAVIVTTPAVAKTLTHKDDYVLAKANGLSVYTANPMYKPSFDYLGFPATQAAAKMAYEEAGVTDPFEQISLAEVHDCFTITELLNYEDLGFCKKGEGANFVRDGLANADGPLPVNPSGGLKSFGHPIGATGCRMIGEVTRQLQGRAEGVQVRDPELGLAHNLGGPGAVCSVTILGRQ from the coding sequence ATGCCGGGCATCAAAGATCGGATCGCCGTCGCAGGCGTCGGTGCGACGCGCTTCACCGAGCATTGGGAGAAGGACCAGGAGGACCTGCTCGTGGAGGCCGTCGACGAGGCTTGTCGCGACGCCGGCATCGAACGATCAGACATCCAGGCGATCTGGGCCGGCGTCTACTACCACACCACAGGGATGGGCGGCGCCGCCGCCGTCGACCCCCTGCGCATGTACGGCGTCCCCGCGACCCGGGTCGAGAACTTCTGCGCCTCGGGGATGGACGCGTTCCGCAACGCGTGCTTCGCCGTCGCGGCCGGCGTCTACGACATCGTCCTCGCGTGCGGGGTCGAGAAGATCACCGACTCCGGATCGCGCGGCCTCCCGAACGTCCGGGAAGGGCTGCACCCGTTCCTGCCGGCACCGTCGGCCCCGGCGATGTTCGCGATGGCCGCCACCCGCGCGTTCGAGGTGCACGGCTGGAACAAGGAAGACCTCGCACGCGTCGCGGTGAAGAACCACGCCAACGGCGAGAAGCACCCGAAGGCACATTTCCGTCGCGCGATCACGATGGACGACGCGATGAATGCGCCGATCATCGCGTACCCGCTCGGACGGTTCGATTCGTGCGCGGTGTCGGACGGCGCTTCTGCGGTGATCGTCACGACTCCGGCGGTCGCGAAGACCCTCACGCACAAGGACGACTACGTGCTCGCGAAAGCGAACGGGCTGTCGGTCTACACAGCGAACCCGATGTACAAGCCCTCGTTCGACTACCTCGGGTTCCCGGCGACCCAAGCCGCCGCCAAGATGGCGTACGAGGAAGCCGGGGTCACCGATCCGTTCGAGCAGATCTCGCTCGCCGAAGTGCACGACTGCTTCACGATCACCGAGCTGCTGAACTACGAGGACCTCGGCTTCTGCAAGAAGGGCGAAGGCGCGAACTTCGTGCGCGACGGGCTGGCGAACGCCGACGGCCCGCTTCCCGTGAACCCCTCGGGCGGCCTGAAGTCGTTCGGCCACCCGATCGGCGCGACCGGCTGCCGGATGATCGGCGAGGTGACCCGCCAGCTGCAGGGCCGCGCCGAAGGCGTACAAGTGCGAGACCCGGAGCTCGGCCTTGCGCACAACCTCGGCGGGCCCGGCGCGGTCTGCTCGGTCACCATCCTAGGCCGCCAGTAG